Proteins from a genomic interval of Kitasatospora kifunensis:
- a CDS encoding DUF5304 family protein, producing MNSSDPVDNPLVDEVRKLAAAVGEQAERVFGRVKADNPEVFEHLAAAGNELLAAYRAAVAGHERRWSAPDPADTERIDLDE from the coding sequence ATGAACAGTTCAGATCCTGTCGACAACCCTCTGGTCGACGAGGTACGCAAACTCGCCGCCGCCGTGGGCGAGCAGGCGGAGCGCGTCTTCGGGCGGGTGAAGGCGGACAATCCCGAGGTTTTCGAGCACCTGGCCGCCGCCGGCAACGAGTTGCTGGCCGCCTACCGGGCTGCCGTGGCCGGCCATGAGCGTCGCTGGTCGGCTCCCGACCCCGCCGACACCGAGCGCATCGACCTGGACGAATAG